In one Mycobacteroides chelonae genomic region, the following are encoded:
- a CDS encoding RDD family protein, with product MARDLGSWLSGLGSVQGAGNSRYPGEQLGLPATGPGSAAPMARRLLALLLDWLIAGGLALLFVKGNLLSPTLSSAQLLTWIAIGTVAVRLWRFTPGQYLAGLQVAPADGTNSVGIGRAFIRNLLIALIVPPLITDVDGRGLHDRVTRTVVIRSR from the coding sequence ATGGCGCGAGACCTGGGTTCATGGTTGTCGGGGCTTGGTTCGGTGCAGGGCGCGGGCAACTCTCGGTACCCGGGAGAGCAGCTCGGTCTGCCCGCGACCGGGCCCGGATCGGCGGCACCGATGGCGCGGCGGCTACTGGCGCTGCTGCTCGATTGGCTGATCGCCGGTGGCCTGGCGCTGCTGTTCGTCAAGGGAAATCTGTTGTCGCCCACGCTTTCCTCGGCCCAGCTGCTGACCTGGATCGCGATCGGAACGGTCGCGGTGCGGCTGTGGCGGTTCACTCCTGGCCAATACCTGGCGGGCTTGCAGGTCGCGCCCGCCGACGGGACCAACTCGGTGGGCATCGGCCGCGCGTTCATCCGGAATCTGCTGATCGCCCTCATCGTGCCGCCGCTCATCACCGACGTTGACGGCCGTGGTCTGCACGACCGGGTGACCCGCACCGTCGTGATTCGTTCCCGCTAG
- a CDS encoding cytochrome P450: protein MSTVELFDPQILEDPYPFYRRLRETAPVWPAGDSGFYFVSRWDLVVEATERTEDFSSNLTAALMKSQDCETGLTVAAMGPPADPTHVLATGDDPVHHAHRKLVLPTLVAKRITALEPVMAETGAQLWERGCDGQGIDWMAAMGDALPMTMVARLIGLPDEDVPQLVQWGYSSTEMLGGLNTAERQTQVVTDTMYLVLYLREHLEKELAAPGEDLLGYLAQACNRADISLDIGVMILVQLVGAGGESTAGLMGNAVRILGENSELQQRIRDDRALLPTFLEEVLRLESPFRGHHRHVVADTSLGGVQLPAGSHLTLLWGAANRDPEIFENPDELRLDRPSPRSHITFGKGLHFCVGAALARLEARTAINLLLDQTREFTIKPGGAQWVPSIMVRRHQKLELELSLGSNAA from the coding sequence ATGAGCACCGTGGAATTGTTCGACCCGCAGATCCTGGAGGATCCCTATCCGTTCTACCGGCGGCTGCGTGAGACGGCACCGGTGTGGCCCGCAGGGGATTCCGGCTTCTACTTCGTCTCCCGCTGGGATCTTGTGGTGGAGGCCACCGAGCGCACCGAGGACTTCTCCTCCAACCTCACTGCCGCGCTGATGAAGTCTCAGGACTGCGAGACGGGACTGACGGTCGCGGCGATGGGACCGCCTGCCGATCCCACCCACGTCCTGGCCACCGGTGACGATCCGGTCCATCATGCGCATCGCAAACTGGTGCTCCCGACATTGGTCGCCAAGCGCATCACCGCACTGGAACCGGTGATGGCCGAGACGGGAGCCCAATTGTGGGAACGCGGATGCGACGGTCAGGGCATCGACTGGATGGCCGCGATGGGCGATGCGCTGCCGATGACCATGGTGGCCCGGCTTATCGGGCTGCCCGATGAGGACGTGCCGCAACTGGTGCAGTGGGGATACTCCAGCACCGAGATGCTCGGCGGGCTCAACACCGCCGAGCGGCAGACTCAGGTCGTCACCGACACCATGTACCTCGTCCTCTACCTGCGTGAGCATCTGGAGAAGGAGCTGGCTGCCCCAGGCGAGGACCTGCTCGGATACCTGGCACAGGCATGCAATCGGGCAGACATCTCGCTGGACATCGGTGTGATGATCCTGGTGCAGTTGGTCGGCGCCGGCGGCGAATCCACCGCCGGACTGATGGGCAACGCGGTGCGCATTCTCGGAGAGAATTCCGAACTGCAGCAGCGCATCCGGGACGACCGTGCCCTGCTGCCCACGTTCCTGGAAGAGGTGCTGCGGTTGGAGTCGCCGTTTCGCGGACATCACCGGCACGTGGTGGCGGACACCTCGCTCGGCGGGGTCCAGCTGCCCGCGGGCAGCCACCTCACCCTGCTCTGGGGTGCGGCCAACCGCGATCCGGAGATCTTCGAAAACCCCGACGAGCTGCGCCTCGACCGGCCCAGCCCGCGCAGTCACATCACTTTCGGCAAGGGCCTGCACTTCTGCGTCGGGGCGGCACTGGCGCGCCTGGAGGCGCGTACCGCGATCAATCTACTGCTCGACCAGACGCGTGAATTCACGATCAAACCCGGTGGTGCGCAGTGGGTTCCGAGCATCATGGTGCGGCGGCACCAGAAACTGGAGCTGGAGCTCAGCCTGGGATCTAACGCCGCCTGA
- a CDS encoding DUF4191 domain-containing protein, whose protein sequence is MPKSLSPAEAKAAKAEAKARRKVESKARRAQMWQAFQIQRKEDKRLLPYMIGAFVLIVAAFAVAGYFSGGISVFMFPILGVVLGVLVAFIIFGRRVQKSVFTKAEGQKGAAGWALDNMRGKWRVTTGVAGTTQLDVVHRVIGRPGIIFVAEGAPGRLGPLLAQEKKRTARVVGDTPIYDVIVGNEDGQVPLSKLERHLTKLPANITAKQMDSLESRLSALGSRAAAMPKGPMPGQAKSRGGMQRTIRRR, encoded by the coding sequence ATGCCTAAATCACTGAGTCCCGCCGAAGCCAAGGCCGCCAAGGCCGAGGCAAAGGCGCGTCGCAAGGTCGAATCGAAGGCGCGCCGCGCCCAGATGTGGCAGGCCTTTCAGATTCAGCGCAAGGAAGACAAGCGGCTTCTGCCGTATATGATCGGCGCGTTCGTACTGATCGTCGCCGCATTCGCGGTCGCCGGATACTTCTCGGGCGGCATCAGCGTGTTCATGTTCCCGATCCTGGGCGTGGTGCTCGGCGTGCTGGTCGCGTTCATCATCTTCGGCCGGCGCGTGCAGAAATCGGTCTTCACCAAGGCCGAGGGCCAGAAGGGCGCCGCAGGCTGGGCGCTGGACAACATGCGCGGTAAATGGCGGGTCACCACCGGGGTCGCCGGAACCACACAGCTCGATGTCGTGCACCGCGTCATCGGCCGGCCCGGCATCATCTTCGTCGCCGAAGGTGCTCCCGGACGGCTGGGCCCACTCCTGGCGCAGGAAAAGAAGCGCACCGCACGTGTCGTCGGCGATACGCCGATCTACGACGTGATCGTCGGCAACGAGGATGGCCAGGTGCCGCTGTCCAAACTGGAGCGCCACCTCACCAAGCTTCCCGCCAACATCACCGCCAAGCAGATGGACTCCCTGGAGTCACGGCTCTCGGCGCTGGGCTCACGCGCCGCGGCCATGCCGAAGGGGCCGATGCCTGGTCAGGCGAAGTCGCGCGGCGGAATGCAGCGCACCATCAGGCGGCGTTAG
- the lipB gene encoding lipoyl(octanoyl) transferase LipB encodes MEPVHRSHGSIRSSADPVVVRDLGMIDYEAAWELQRDIVEARVAGGPDTLLTLQHPAVYTAGRRTEAQERPINGAPVIDTDRGGKITWHGPGQLVGYPIVRLAEPIDVVNYVRRLEESIIAVCAQLGVRTKRVDGRSGVWLAAGGGKPERKIAAIGVRVQRGVTMHGFSLNCNNSLDAYLPIVACGITDAGVTTLSAELGRDVTIDEVHDQVVSSVIDALEGRLAVGAAGGSSAGAVGA; translated from the coding sequence ATGGAACCCGTGCACCGCTCTCATGGATCCATCCGATCCAGCGCAGATCCCGTCGTCGTACGGGACCTGGGCATGATCGACTATGAGGCGGCCTGGGAGCTGCAGCGTGACATCGTCGAGGCCCGCGTGGCCGGAGGACCTGACACGCTGCTGACCTTGCAGCATCCGGCGGTGTACACCGCGGGTCGGCGCACCGAAGCGCAGGAACGGCCGATCAACGGCGCACCCGTCATCGACACCGATCGCGGCGGCAAGATCACCTGGCATGGACCCGGCCAGCTGGTTGGCTACCCGATCGTGCGATTGGCCGAGCCTATCGACGTCGTGAACTACGTTCGGCGTCTTGAAGAATCGATCATCGCGGTATGCGCACAGCTGGGTGTACGGACCAAACGTGTCGACGGCCGCTCTGGTGTGTGGCTGGCCGCGGGCGGCGGGAAGCCGGAGCGCAAGATCGCCGCGATCGGGGTCCGTGTGCAGCGCGGGGTCACCATGCACGGGTTCTCGTTGAACTGCAATAACAGCCTGGACGCCTACCTGCCGATCGTGGCCTGCGGCATCACTGACGCCGGTGTGACCACCCTGTCCGCCGAACTGGGCCGGGATGTCACCATCGACGAGGTGCACGACCAGGTCGTTTCCTCGGTGATCGACGCACTCGAGGGCCGCCTGGCCGTCGGGGCGGCGGGCGGGAGCAGCGCAGGAGCGGTGGGCGCATGA
- the lipA gene encoding lipoyl synthase, whose translation MTEPRKLLRLEVRNAQTPIERKPDWIRTRAKMGPEYKELKSLVRSGGLHTVCEEAGCPNIFECWEDREATFLIGGEQCTRRCDFCQIDTGKPADLDRDEPRRVAESVHTMGLRYSTVTGVARDDLPDGGAWLYAETVRYIKQLNPATGVELLIPDFNAVPEQLEEVFASCPEVLAHNLETVPRVFRRIRPAFSYERSLSVITAAREAELVTKSNLILGMGETNDEIREALVALHEAGCDIITITQYLRPSPRHHPVDRWVKPQEFVELSEFAEGLGFAGVMAGPLVRSSYRAGRLYAQAMAHHGRPLPAELEHLAEAGSARQEAINLIG comes from the coding sequence ATGACCGAACCCCGCAAGCTGCTGCGACTGGAAGTTCGCAACGCCCAAACCCCCATCGAGCGCAAGCCCGACTGGATTCGCACCCGCGCCAAGATGGGCCCCGAATACAAGGAACTCAAGTCGCTGGTGCGCTCGGGTGGGCTGCACACCGTGTGCGAGGAAGCCGGATGCCCCAACATCTTCGAATGCTGGGAGGACCGCGAGGCCACCTTCCTCATCGGTGGAGAGCAGTGCACCCGCCGCTGCGATTTCTGCCAGATCGACACCGGCAAGCCCGCCGACCTGGACCGCGACGAGCCACGCCGGGTGGCCGAGAGCGTGCACACCATGGGTCTGCGGTACTCGACGGTCACCGGCGTGGCCCGTGACGACCTGCCCGACGGTGGCGCCTGGCTATACGCCGAAACCGTGCGGTACATCAAGCAACTCAACCCGGCCACGGGTGTCGAGCTGCTCATCCCGGACTTCAACGCCGTCCCGGAGCAGCTGGAAGAGGTGTTCGCATCCTGCCCCGAGGTGCTGGCGCACAACCTGGAGACAGTGCCGCGGGTGTTCCGCCGCATCCGGCCCGCATTCAGCTATGAGCGAAGCCTGTCGGTGATCACCGCCGCCCGCGAAGCGGAGCTGGTGACCAAGAGCAACCTGATTCTCGGGATGGGTGAAACCAACGACGAGATCCGGGAAGCTCTGGTCGCGCTGCACGAAGCGGGCTGCGACATCATCACCATCACCCAGTATCTGCGGCCCTCACCGCGCCACCATCCGGTTGATCGCTGGGTCAAACCGCAGGAATTCGTGGAGCTTTCCGAGTTCGCAGAGGGTCTGGGCTTCGCGGGTGTGATGGCCGGGCCGCTTGTGCGTTCCTCGTACCGGGCCGGTCGGTTGTACGCACAGGCGATGGCCCACCATGGACGGCCCCTGCCCGCCGAGCTGGAGCACCTGGCGGAGGCGGGTTCGGCCCGGCAAGAGGCCATCAACCTCATCGGATGA
- a CDS encoding GNAT family N-acetyltransferase → MESAAVLIAAPGVGSDRGTDANPRPRYSIVLSSDPAEVEAAQRLRYQAFADEMGAPLPHAVRGPITGEMIDLDKLDPYCDHLLARDEDTGAIIGCCRLLPPEGYQAAGETFTDSMFDASALDPLRPKLVEIGRVTVAPEHRNGAVMGILWAGIFRYQQMTEHQYAIGCLSVRMEDGGPRGSLVRSVHDFAQRFAAPDEYRVVPRNPVVVDGVPLEEIPPQEKAKIPPLLHGCLRIGGRICGPPSFDPEFDMADFLVLVTKDTARQRYLERLERSLALG, encoded by the coding sequence ATGGAGAGCGCGGCGGTTCTCATCGCGGCGCCCGGTGTCGGTTCCGATCGGGGGACGGACGCGAACCCGCGGCCGCGGTACAGCATTGTCTTGTCGTCAGATCCGGCTGAAGTTGAAGCCGCGCAACGACTTCGGTATCAGGCGTTCGCCGACGAAATGGGGGCGCCACTGCCGCACGCTGTTCGTGGGCCCATCACAGGCGAGATGATCGACCTGGACAAGCTGGATCCCTATTGCGATCACCTACTGGCTCGCGACGAGGACACCGGCGCCATCATCGGCTGTTGTCGGCTACTGCCGCCCGAGGGGTATCAGGCAGCGGGGGAGACGTTCACCGACTCCATGTTCGATGCCTCGGCACTCGACCCGCTGCGGCCCAAACTGGTTGAGATCGGCCGGGTTACTGTCGCGCCCGAACACCGCAACGGCGCGGTGATGGGGATCCTGTGGGCCGGGATCTTCCGGTACCAGCAGATGACCGAGCATCAATACGCGATCGGCTGCCTGTCCGTGCGGATGGAGGACGGCGGGCCGCGTGGATCGTTGGTGCGCTCGGTGCATGACTTCGCACAGCGGTTTGCCGCCCCCGACGAATACCGTGTCGTGCCCAGAAACCCCGTCGTTGTGGACGGCGTGCCCCTGGAGGAGATCCCGCCTCAGGAGAAGGCGAAGATCCCGCCGCTGCTGCACGGATGCCTGCGCATCGGCGGACGTATCTGTGGACCGCCGTCCTTCGACCCGGAGTTCGACATGGCGGACTTCTTGGTACTGGTCACCAAGGACACTGCGCGGCAACGCTATCTGGAGCGTCTGGAGCGGTCCCTTGCTCTCGGATAG
- a CDS encoding MFS transporter, with protein sequence MILLAVCMAVFMLLLDMTIVSSALADLQLSLGADLADLQWVIDAYALPMAGLLLTAATLGDRLGRRRLYLLGIVLFTAASLGCALATSAPMLIGVRALQGIGGAILLAVSLPIIAAAYPQERRGAPIAIYGAVMGAGSAAGPLLGGFLVTHFGWQSIFLVNLPVGVLALVIAVRHLPETRADELRPVDWVGTVLLTVGLVTGVFSVISLHDGGIGGRMSGALAIVAVLALVLFFWWEGRAPAPMLSLRLATSPGFAGVWVAAAAASGTLIAATNYLALYFMNTLGYNAFETGLRAGPLTLATIVGAPLGILAGRRLPTRIAIPGGVALVAVGLWAASGAHADTVWTHFIFGSALAGLGLGALSAMTSDAALQFVPLDDAGMATGSVSTGRQIGILLGVAGMGVAFGHAAAGKADARAAGAAGIDSVLLLGAAGAACAAFISLILLTVATMNRSHDPATGESLAI encoded by the coding sequence ATGATCCTGCTCGCCGTCTGCATGGCGGTGTTCATGCTGCTGCTCGACATGACGATCGTGTCGAGCGCACTCGCCGACCTGCAGCTGTCCCTGGGGGCTGACCTCGCCGATCTGCAATGGGTCATCGACGCCTATGCGCTGCCGATGGCAGGGCTGCTGCTCACGGCCGCCACTCTCGGTGATCGTCTGGGCCGCCGACGGCTCTACCTGCTGGGCATCGTGCTGTTCACCGCGGCCTCGCTGGGCTGTGCGCTCGCGACCAGTGCGCCCATGCTGATCGGGGTGCGGGCCCTGCAGGGCATCGGCGGAGCGATCCTGCTGGCGGTATCGCTGCCGATCATCGCCGCGGCGTATCCGCAGGAGCGCCGCGGTGCCCCCATCGCGATCTACGGCGCGGTGATGGGTGCGGGCAGCGCCGCCGGTCCACTGCTGGGCGGATTTCTCGTCACACACTTCGGATGGCAGTCGATCTTCCTGGTCAACCTTCCGGTCGGGGTGCTCGCGCTGGTGATCGCGGTGCGGCACCTGCCCGAGACCCGGGCCGACGAGCTGCGGCCGGTCGACTGGGTAGGCACCGTGCTGCTCACCGTCGGGCTGGTTACCGGCGTCTTCTCGGTGATCTCTCTGCACGACGGCGGAATTGGGGGCCGCATGTCCGGTGCGCTGGCCATTGTCGCGGTACTGGCCCTCGTGCTGTTCTTCTGGTGGGAGGGGCGCGCCCCCGCGCCCATGCTGAGCCTGCGACTGGCCACCTCACCCGGTTTCGCCGGGGTCTGGGTTGCCGCCGCCGCGGCCTCCGGCACGCTGATCGCGGCCACCAACTATCTGGCGTTGTACTTCATGAACACATTGGGTTACAACGCATTTGAGACAGGTCTGCGGGCCGGGCCACTCACCCTCGCCACCATCGTGGGAGCCCCGTTGGGGATCCTGGCGGGTAGGCGACTGCCCACCAGGATTGCCATCCCGGGCGGCGTGGCGCTGGTGGCCGTCGGATTGTGGGCTGCGTCGGGCGCTCACGCCGATACGGTCTGGACCCATTTCATCTTCGGCTCGGCATTGGCCGGGTTGGGGCTGGGAGCGCTCTCGGCGATGACATCCGATGCCGCACTGCAGTTCGTGCCATTGGATGACGCCGGGATGGCGACCGGGTCGGTGAGCACGGGCCGCCAGATCGGCATCCTCTTGGGCGTGGCAGGCATGGGCGTGGCATTCGGGCATGCCGCGGCCGGTAAGGCCGATGCGCGGGCCGCGGGCGCCGCGGGCATCGACAGCGTGCTGTTGCTGGGGGCGGCCGGGGCGGCCTGCGCCGCGTTCATTTCGCTGATTCTGCTCACTGTCGCTACGATGAATCGCTCGCACGATCCGGCCACCGGGGAGTCGCTAGCTATCTAG
- a CDS encoding TIGR01777 family oxidoreductase, with protein MRVVIAGSSGMIGSALVASLRAADHTVVRLVRRDPMGPDEQRWDPASGQIEPGALEGADAVVNMCGVGVADKRWSGAYKQEIYDSRIIPTEVLAGAVADAGAPVLINASAVGYYGDSGDRVIDETASSGTGFLARVCIDWEAATEEAVQAGTRVVIVRTGLVLSPAGGLFGRSRPLFAAGLGARLGNGRWYMPWISLEDQIRALEFTLTESTLSGPVNLTGPAPVTNAEFTAALGRTLHRPTLLVAPQFALRAVLGEFADAEMTRSMRVIPAVLEQHGFEFEHHTIGEALAYANNSRPMK; from the coding sequence ATGCGTGTCGTCATCGCCGGCTCCTCGGGGATGATCGGGTCGGCGCTCGTCGCGTCGCTGCGTGCCGCAGACCACACCGTGGTCCGGCTGGTTCGCCGCGACCCGATGGGCCCTGACGAGCAGCGCTGGGATCCGGCGAGCGGGCAGATAGAGCCCGGCGCTCTCGAGGGTGCCGATGCCGTCGTCAACATGTGCGGTGTCGGTGTCGCCGACAAGCGCTGGTCGGGCGCCTACAAGCAGGAGATCTACGACAGCCGCATCATCCCCACGGAGGTGCTGGCCGGTGCCGTCGCCGATGCCGGCGCGCCGGTGTTGATCAACGCCTCCGCAGTCGGCTACTACGGCGACAGCGGCGACCGCGTCATCGACGAAACCGCATCCAGCGGTACCGGTTTCCTCGCCCGCGTGTGCATCGACTGGGAAGCCGCCACCGAGGAGGCCGTGCAGGCCGGAACCAGGGTGGTGATCGTGCGCACCGGCCTGGTGCTCTCCCCCGCCGGAGGGCTCTTCGGCAGATCACGCCCGCTTTTCGCCGCGGGCCTGGGAGCACGGCTGGGCAACGGACGCTGGTACATGCCGTGGATCAGCCTTGAGGACCAGATCCGGGCCCTTGAGTTCACACTGACCGAATCGACGCTCTCGGGACCGGTCAATCTCACCGGCCCGGCACCGGTGACCAACGCCGAGTTCACCGCGGCCCTCGGCCGGACTCTGCATCGCCCGACCCTGCTGGTAGCGCCGCAGTTCGCGCTCCGGGCCGTCCTCGGCGAGTTCGCCGACGCCGAAATGACACGCAGCATGCGCGTCATCCCGGCGGTCCTGGAACAGCACGGATTCGAGTTCGAGCACCACACCATCGGCGAGGCGCTCGCCTACGCCAACAACAGCCGACCGATGAAGTGA
- a CDS encoding lysine N(6)-hydroxylase/L-ornithine N(5)-oxygenase family protein — MLGIGFGPSNLALAIALSEHPHRASAKFVDAQSQFGWHRGMLIPGARMQVAFLKDLVTLRNPKSHYTFVNYLTERGRLPDFINQQSFFPTREEFHDYLDWAQQALGADVVYSSRMVGVRAAADGFEVRLQDTSGLSPDRLTHARALVLGCGTFPAMPSGINPTARQWHSSELLHRLGTWDGAPARVAVVGAGQSAAEAVAYLHSRYPDAQVHAIFARYGYSPADDSPYANRIFDPAAVDDFYGAPPEIRRQLVDYHRDTNYAAVDSPLIADLYDREYRERVSGQRRLWMHNASKIVAVDEAPERVRLAVTHQPSSSTELLDCDLVVYATGYRPLDVRAFLGPLASCYEFDADGRPVVERDYRLRARAGAPGDVYLNGSVEHSHGLSSSLLSNVAVRAGEIVDSLVAEAETRDAVASFKTG; from the coding sequence GTGCTCGGGATCGGATTCGGGCCATCGAACCTGGCGCTGGCAATAGCGCTCTCCGAACATCCGCACCGGGCATCGGCCAAGTTCGTTGATGCCCAATCGCAATTCGGATGGCATCGCGGCATGCTGATCCCGGGCGCGCGGATGCAGGTCGCCTTCCTCAAAGACCTGGTGACCTTACGAAATCCCAAGAGTCACTACACCTTTGTCAACTACCTGACAGAGCGTGGGCGACTGCCGGACTTCATCAACCAACAGAGTTTCTTCCCGACCCGGGAGGAATTCCACGACTACCTGGATTGGGCGCAGCAGGCGCTCGGGGCCGATGTCGTCTATTCCTCGCGGATGGTCGGAGTTCGCGCCGCCGCCGACGGGTTCGAGGTGCGGCTGCAGGACACGTCGGGATTGTCGCCGGACCGTCTGACGCATGCGCGGGCTCTTGTCCTCGGCTGCGGAACGTTCCCGGCGATGCCGTCCGGTATCAATCCCACCGCGCGGCAATGGCATAGCAGCGAGCTGTTGCACCGGCTCGGTACGTGGGACGGTGCTCCGGCCCGCGTCGCGGTGGTGGGCGCCGGGCAGAGCGCGGCCGAGGCGGTGGCGTATCTGCACAGCCGCTACCCCGATGCCCAGGTGCACGCGATCTTTGCGCGCTACGGATACAGCCCGGCAGATGACAGCCCCTACGCGAACAGGATTTTCGATCCGGCCGCGGTGGACGACTTCTATGGTGCGCCCCCCGAGATCCGTCGCCAGCTGGTCGACTATCACCGCGACACCAACTACGCGGCAGTCGACTCTCCGCTGATCGCCGATCTCTACGACCGCGAGTATCGGGAACGGGTCAGCGGGCAGCGGCGCCTGTGGATGCACAACGCCTCGAAGATCGTTGCCGTGGACGAGGCGCCCGAACGGGTACGCCTGGCCGTGACACATCAGCCGAGCTCCTCGACCGAGCTGCTCGACTGCGATTTGGTGGTGTACGCCACCGGGTACCGGCCGTTGGATGTGCGGGCATTCCTGGGACCGCTGGCTTCGTGTTACGAATTCGACGCCGATGGCCGGCCGGTGGTCGAACGCGACTACCGGCTACGGGCGCGGGCAGGTGCCCCGGGAGACGTCTACCTCAACGGATCGGTGGAGCACAGTCACGGGCTGTCGTCCTCGTTGCTCTCCAATGTCGCGGTGCGGGCTGGCGAGATTGTGGATTCGCTGGTCGCCGAGGCGGAGACCCGTGACGCGGTGGCGTCCTTCAAGACCGGGTAG
- a CDS encoding TetR/AcrR family transcriptional regulator, whose amino-acid sequence MSPHSDWLHPGDRHAAAADRIVSVAARQIARHGLDRLNLDAVAREAGCSRATLYRHIGGKPAIVDAVLARNIANVTTDIQRAVESADAQRRAVTAITASLTAIRNDPIVSAMVATMSPASLGSYLSPTSEIPRSASMFTGLADDTAAQWISRVVMAFLFWPAADPALEAEMIERFVYPVLKDATASRVSASATSESTISPARTATLESNEDDSP is encoded by the coding sequence ATGTCACCTCACTCCGACTGGCTGCACCCCGGCGACCGCCATGCCGCGGCCGCCGACCGCATCGTGTCGGTCGCGGCTCGGCAGATCGCGCGGCACGGGCTGGACCGGCTGAATCTGGATGCGGTGGCCCGCGAGGCGGGGTGCTCACGCGCGACGCTGTATCGGCACATCGGAGGCAAGCCTGCGATTGTCGACGCCGTGCTGGCCCGGAACATCGCAAATGTCACCACCGACATACAGCGGGCGGTCGAGTCCGCGGACGCCCAGCGGCGTGCGGTCACCGCCATCACCGCCTCGTTGACCGCTATCCGCAACGATCCGATTGTCAGCGCAATGGTGGCGACGATGTCGCCGGCCTCGCTCGGCTCCTATCTGAGCCCGACCTCCGAAATTCCACGTTCGGCATCAATGTTTACCGGGCTCGCTGACGACACTGCCGCGCAATGGATTTCGCGCGTAGTGATGGCATTTCTGTTCTGGCCCGCAGCAGACCCGGCGCTGGAGGCAGAGATGATCGAGCGCTTCGTCTACCCGGTCTTGAAGGACGCCACCGCGTCACGGGTCTCCGCCTCGGCGACCAGCGAATCCACAATCTCGCCAGCCCGCACCGCGACATTGGAGAGCAACGAGGACGACAGCCCGTGA